From Microcaecilia unicolor chromosome 11, aMicUni1.1, whole genome shotgun sequence, the proteins below share one genomic window:
- the MISP gene encoding mitotic interactor and substrate of PLK1 isoform X4, which produces MYYAENHRDPAQLFCAGHRTTVERMDPEEEVQNHRPALSLDYCTTLEVEENLQINQETGINPALNREIQVLHKIAEQVNEVEAMDRVTRNLIFNIPHHTTPQDGSYYSVQPSSREAEEDPYWINKVSKQRNEETENGISPVNSYIAVKVASSCSPDKNILSNSETMSVLDEKKVMSNTAEMTDSFAEKPDVWMQSPDRETKLELLKQEHSYGIWAYTEGKNPSKLFSEPDHEMASKGVKIDSSPEKMRELEEERKDIIKKQIVKKRCTIAERWHSMEDLDSGSTSSPKRLEDGYSPSFALCFDNPSSQKTDTPISSENIDTEQINFAAAREQFIKLEMENQNVQFSPKPQLRNSRVVTLTRNSPERNWPNPYEHSSIAQDSSNTYCHGVADTYNTLTKVASRGDEVYGLPNSTKTMAESGGRASSLKEHCLITTSREDLDSGLDEMPLECSTGYASDGSTSHELFGSTQDLHSTGEQLVLNETPIQREIRLALEREEELRRERGILKSANPDELMEIPKRPLLSLTNPSSPSWKTRDKWRGDIFLQREIEKETKREADLKNEGNVTGTYDKGMVQELGERRKIFEQKDDIPVFPFKTIRPNKTAFEEPEWEGSLNLKEDVKPSYNTAESRNLGSRLEPYQSFSTSATAEPSSYETSVMPSRGSSEYFLASQPLSTREAGGTPASRSEETFFIQKDHFYLGPSMPRFSVIPEQEQPTVSRPTNEQENILQNDYSSLGLGSKSIMNEEKRPSGFGKEKEQGTFIVYKKYFKLQPWRPRLRVKEVDSQDTPLKGNQQENIFFQDENFRLKPLKPHRSSLIEKEIEEALQREEELQEQRRRRDSMLPDSICGHSDFDEPQSQHSSQRSVCRH; this is translated from the coding sequence CACAACACTTGAAGTTGAAGAAAATCTTCAAATTAACCAGGAAACAGGAATCAATCCAGCCCTTAACAGAGAGATCCAGGTGCTTCATAAAATTGCAGAACAAGTGAATGAAGTAGAAGCAATGGACAGAGTCACCAGAAACCTGATCTTCAATATCCCCCACCATACCACCCCACAGGATGGGAGTTACTATTCTGTGCAACCGAGCTCCAGAGAAGCTGAGGAGGACCCATACTGGATTAACAAAGTCTCCAAGCAGAGGAATGAGGAAACAGAAAATGGGATCAGCCCTGTAAATTCTTACATTGCCGTAAAAGTAGCCTCCTCCTGCAGCCCTGACAAGAATATTCTTTCCAACTCAGAGACTATGTCAGTTCTAGACGAGAAGAAAGTAATGTCCAACACAGCTGAAATGACTGATTCCTTTGCAGAGAAGCCAGATGTGTGGATGCAATCCCCAGATAGAGAAACCAAACTAGAGCTGCTGAAGCAGGAACACTCATATGGCATATGGGCATATACAGAAGGAAAAAACCCCTCTAAACTCTTCTCTGAGCCAGACCATGAGATGGCGAGTAAAGGGGTCAAGATAGACTCCTCACCTGAAAAAATGAGAGAGcttgaggaggaaagaaaggacatCATCAAAAAGCAAATAGTGAAGAAAAGATGCACCATAGCGGAAAGGTGGCACTCCATGGAGGACCTGGATTCCGGAAGCACCAGCTCCCCTAAAAGGTTAGAGGATGGCTATTCTCCTAGCTTTGCACTCTGCTTCGATAACCCCTCCTCACAGAAGACAGACACTCCCATAAGCTCAGAAAATATCGACACAGAGCAAATTAATTTTGCTGCTGCTCGTGAGCAATTTATAAAGTTGGAAATGGAGAATCAAAATGTTCAGTTCAGCCCAAAGCCACAACTCAGAAATTCAAGAGTGGTAACACTGACAAGAAATTCTCCTGAAAGAAATTGGCCCAATCCTTACGAACACTCTTCTATTGCCCAGGATAGTTCCAATACATACTGCCATGGAGTGGCTGATACTTACAATACCCTGACCAAGGTGGCTTCTAGAGGAGATGAGGTGTATGGCCTGCCGAACAGCACCAAAACAATGGCAGAGTCTGGAGGTAGAGCCAGTAGCCTCAAAGAACACTGTCTCATCACTACTTCCAGGGAAGATCTGGACTCCGGTCTGGACGAGATGCCTCTTGAGTGCAGTACTGGTTATGCTAGTGATGGCAGTACATCCCATGAACTGTTTGGTTCCACTCAGGATCTGCACTCTACTGGAGAGCAACTGGTTCTAAATGAGACCCCAATACAAAGAGAAATACGTTTAGCtctggaaagagaggaagagctaCGGAGAGAGAGGGGGATCCTGAAATCGGCTAATCCTGATGAGTTGATGGAAATTCCAAAGAGACCTCTCTTATCactgacaaatccctcctctccctcctggaagACAAGGGACAAATGGCGGGGTGACATTTTCCTTCAGAGGGAAATTGAAAAGGAAACCAAAAGAGAAGCTGACTTAAAAAATGAAGGGAACGTCACTGGCACGTATGACAAGGGGATGGTTCAAGAGCTCGGAGAGCGCAGGAAGATCTTTGAACAGAAAGATGATATTCCAGTCTTCCCATTTAAAACAATCCGGCCAAATAAAACAGCCTTTGAAGAACCTGAGTGGGAAGGAAGTTTAAACCTCAAAGAAGATGTGAAACCAAGCTATAATACAGCAGAAAGCAGAAACTTAGGTTCAAGATTAGAGCCCTATCAATCTTTTTCTACTAGTGCCACAGCTGAGCCTTCCTCTTATGAAACATCTGTTATGCCCAGCAGAGGATCTTCAGAGTACTTCTTGGCATCACAGCCTCTTAGCACCAGAGAAGCTGGAGGAACACCTGCCTCAAGGTCTGAAGAAACTTTTTTTATACAGAAAGATCACTTTTACCTGGGACCTTCAATGCCCAGATTTTCTGTAATTCCTGAACAGGAACAGCCAACAGTTTCTCGGCCTACAAATGAACAAGAAAACATTTTGCAAAATGACTACTCCAGCCTGGGCCTGGGGAGCAAGTCTATCATGAATGAAGAGAAGAGGCCAAGTGGTTTTGGAAAGGAAAAAGAGCAAGGGACATTCATTGTGTATAAGAAATACTTCAAGCTACAGCCCTGGAGGCCCAGGCTGAGAGTGAAGGAGGTTGACAGTCAAGATACTCCTCTAAAGGGAAACCAGCAAGAAAACATCTTTTTTCAAGATGAAAACTTCAGGTTGAAGCCCTTGAAGCCCCACAGATCATCTTTGATTGAAAAGGAGATCGAAGAAGCTTTGCAAAGGGAAGAAGAGCTGcaggagcagaggaggaggagggactcTATGCTTCCAGACTCCATTTGTGGCCACAGTGACTTTGATGAACCCCAGTCTCAACACTCTTCTCAGAGATCAG